GACCTTTCTGATGTGCGACGAGCGCGGGCTGTGGGTCAATGAAGATGCCACGCACCGCGCGCGGTTGTTGCTGATTGATAAACAGGGGCGCCAAAGACCATTCTCTCCTTCCTCAAAGCCCCTCAGTCGATTGTGCCGACCGGGCATGGGACTTATCTGCTGGCAGAAGGTGGGAGAAGTCGCGTGCTGGAACTGACGCCTGAGTAGCGCCTCCCCCCCCTGCTGAGCAGGTTGTTCGAGACGCCACTCTGTAAAGCCTGTCGCCTCGTTACTTCGCCCAGGCCTGCGGGCCACTGAAAAACGCCTGCGCATTGCTGTCCAGCGTTTCCAAGTGATAGCCACCCTCCTGCACGATCACACACGGCAGCCCTATGCCACGAATGCATTCCCCCAGCCGCGCGAACCCTTCACGCGTCACCGCGACTTTGCTTTGCGGGTCCAGCTCGTAGATGTCGAAGCCCAGGGACAGCACCAACACATCCGCCGAAAATTCCTTGACCGCCGCCAGGGCTTGTTCAAGTTTTTCGAAAAACAAGGCCTCGCTGGCACCGTGGGGCATTGGCAGGTTGAGGTTGAAGCCTTCACCGCGGGCGTTTCCGCGCTCGTCGGCAAAACCGGCAACACCGGGGTAAAAGTTGGTGGGGTCACCGTGGATCGAGACGTAGAGCACGTCATCACGGTCGTAGAAGATTTCCTGGATGCCCTGGCCGTGGTGCATGTCGGTGTCGAGCACGGCAACGCGCTGGAAGCCTTCGCGCAGCGCCTGTGCCGCCACCGCAGCGTTATTGATGTAGCAGAAACCACCGGCCGAATCGAAGCGCGCATGGTGGCCCGGAGGGCGACAAAGTGCGTAGGCGGCGGGAGCGCCATCGAGAACGTCCTTGGCAGCGGCGACGGCACTTTGGGCCGACCAGTAGGCCGAGCGCCAGGTGAGTTCGCCGATAGGGCAACTGCCATCGGCCAGGTAGCGCGCAGCCTGGGCAAGAATGCCGCGCAAGGCATTGGGCTCGCGCACGAAGATATTGGACATGACTTCATCGCCCCAGTCTTCGGGGACTTCCTTCCAGCGTTGATGCGCTTCTTCAAGGAAGGACAGGTAAGGCGCACCGTGTACGGCCAGTAACGGCTCAAGGCCATGGTCCTGAGGTTGCTGGATCTCGAAGCCCAGGGTGTGCGCCGCCAGCAACAGGTTGCGAGCGCGCTCAGGGACTTCCTGGGGGGTGCGCATTTGGCCGCGTGAGTAGTAGCTGCGCGGATGATGCAGGAGTTGTTCTGGGTGGAAAAACGTACGCATGGAATTCTCCTTACTGAACCTGGCCGGCGCGCTGCAACACGGCGTTGAGCAATACATCGGTGCCCTGGCGCACATCTTCGGGCAGCACGTCTTCAGCTTCATTGTGGCTGAGGCCGCCGACACAAGGGATGAAGATCATTGCGGTCGGGCAATAGCGCGCCAGGTGGATGGCATCGTGGCCGGCGCCGCTGACAATGCGTTGCTGGCTGTAGCCCAGCGCGTCCACCGAGGCTTGCACACAGGCGACACAATCGGCATCAAACGGCGTGGCTGGGCTGATCCAATGGGGGCTGATGGTGACACTCAGGCCACGTCTCTCGGCGATGGCCTGCAAACGCGCCCGCACTTGCTGCTCCATGGCGTCAATGTCGACATCGCGATGGTGGCGCAAGTCGACAGTGAAGTTCAGTAGCCCTGGAATGGTATTGCGCGACGACTTGGCAATGCTCAATTCACCGACGGTGGTGAGGCCTTCGGGAGCGAAATCCGCGGCGAGATTTTCCAGGGCCTGGATCATTGTTGCAGCGCCATACAGCGCATCCTTGCGCAGCGGCATTGGCGTCGTTCCCGCGTGGGCGGCCATGCCTTCGACGCGCACGTCCAACCAACGAATCGCTTGGCCGCCGGTGACCACGCCGATGCTCTTGGCGTTGTCTTCCAGGATCGGGCCCTGCTCGATATGCGCTTCGAAATACGCATCCACCGCGCCACCCAACGGGCGCGAACCGTTATAGCCGGTAGCACGCAACGCCTCGGCCACGCTGATGCCATCGGAATCCGCCGTGGCCAGGGCCTTGTCCAGCGCGAGGGTGCCGGTAAACACTGCCGAGCCGAGCATCGCCGGGGTAAAGCGCGCGCCCTCCTCGTTGGTCCACACTGCAATTTCCAGCGGCTTGCGGGTCTGGATGCCATGGTCATCAAGGCTGCGAATCACCTCAAGGCCAGCCAGCACGCCGTACACACCGTCAAAACGCCCGCCTTCGGGTTGGGTATCCAGATGGCTGCCCATCATCACCGGCGCGGCGTCGCTCTCGGTACCGGCGCGGCGGGCAAACAGGTTGCCGACGGCATCCACGCTCAGGGTCAGCCCGGCAGCTGTGCACCAGTGGCTGAACAGTTCACGACCGGCCTGGTCTTCGGCGCTCAGGGCCAGGCGGCAACTGCCACCGCGCGCGGTCGCGCCGATCTCGGCCATGGCCATCAAGCTGGCCCACAGACGCTCTCCATTGATCTTCAACATTGTGCAATCTCCCTCAAACACTGTGAGCCATCTCAAGACGATGAGCCGTGGCGTGACGGCGCGACAACGCCAATACACACACCAGCGAGACCGCCGCGATCAGGCTGTAGAACACTGCCATCGGCCACCACTGGCCCTGGTATTCATGGGCCAGCCACGTGCCGATCAATGGCGTGAGGCCACCGGCCAAGGCGCCGCATACCTGGTAGGCCAGGGAGATCGCGGTATACCGCACACGGGTTTCAAACAAGCCGCTGACAAAACCTGCGATCACCGCATAAAACGACGCCATGCACACCACCGCCAGGGCGATCCCCAGGATGATCAACGGCGCTTGACCGCTACTGACCAATACAAACATTGGATACGGCGAGGCCATGGCCAGCACGGTCATGGCGCACAGGAAACGTGTCGCGCCGACCTTCTCGGCCACCCAGGCGGCCAGCGGCTGGACACAGAATTGGATGATGGCGACGACAAACAGGCACTCCAAAATCAGCGAGCGCGGTAGGCCCAGTTGCTGAGTGCTGTAGGCAATCATGAAGGTGTTGGTGAAATACACGCCGGCGATGCCCAGGGTATTGGCGCCGATGCACAACAACAGTGGGCGCCATGCGGTTCGCAGCACCTCAATGACTGGGGCCTGGTCTTTTTTGATCGCACGCGCCTTTTCGGCCTGGGCTTTGTCTTCAAGGAATTCAGGCGATTCGTTCACGCCCAAGCGAATCGCCAGGCCGACAACCAACAGCAACGCACTGGCCAGGAATGGAACACGCCAGCCCCAACTCAGCAGGTCTTCTTCCGGCAAACGGGTGACCGCGCTGAACGCCAGCAGCGACAGGATCAAGCCTGCCGGGCTGCCCAGTTGGGCAAAAGAGGCAAAGAAGTTACGGCGCCCTTTCGGCGCATGCTCGCCGGCCATCAACACGGCTCCGCCCCACTCGCCACCCACCGCGATGCCTTGCACCACACGCAGCAGGATCAACAGCACCGGTGCCGCGACACCGATCTGCGCATAAGTAGGCAGCAGGCCGATACACACCGTGACCACGCCCATCATCACCAGCGTGATGACCAGGGATTTCTTGCGCCCGATGCGATCGCCGATGTGGCCGAACACAATGCCGCCCAACGGCCGCGCAAAGAAACCCACGGCAAACGTGCCGAACGCGGCCATGGTGCTAAACAGTTTGTCTTCGGAGGGGAAAAACAGCTGGCCGAACACCAGCGCGGCGGCGGTGGCATAGATGTAAAAGTCGTACCACTCGATCATGGTGCCGATAAAGCGGCGGCCGCAGCACGGCGTGGCTGCGGCGAAGCGGAAGGCTTCATGGGGCAGGCTCCTTTGGTTATTTTTTTGGCAGGAGAAAAGTCGAACGCATGCGCTCTGTTGGCGCTTGTTGGGAGTGATTTTTTTGTCGCGGGGCTATGATTAGTCAATTTTCTATTTATTATTCGAACTATAACGACAGCTTATTATCGAGCCACTCCATGTCCGAAGCCCGCCGCGATATCCACCCTCTGCTCAACGATCGCCTGGACTGGAACCTGCTGCGCACCTTCCGCGTGATCGGCCAGGAACTGAGCATCAGCCGCGCCGCCGCCCGCCTGCA
The Pseudomonas poae DNA segment above includes these coding regions:
- a CDS encoding histone deacetylase family protein, coding for MRTFFHPEQLLHHPRSYYSRGQMRTPQEVPERARNLLLAAHTLGFEIQQPQDHGLEPLLAVHGAPYLSFLEEAHQRWKEVPEDWGDEVMSNIFVREPNALRGILAQAARYLADGSCPIGELTWRSAYWSAQSAVAAAKDVLDGAPAAYALCRPPGHHARFDSAGGFCYINNAAVAAQALREGFQRVAVLDTDMHHGQGIQEIFYDRDDVLYVSIHGDPTNFYPGVAGFADERGNARGEGFNLNLPMPHGASEALFFEKLEQALAAVKEFSADVLVLSLGFDIYELDPQSKVAVTREGFARLGECIRGIGLPCVIVQEGGYHLETLDSNAQAFFSGPQAWAK
- a CDS encoding Zn-dependent hydrolase, with protein sequence MLKINGERLWASLMAMAEIGATARGGSCRLALSAEDQAGRELFSHWCTAAGLTLSVDAVGNLFARRAGTESDAAPVMMGSHLDTQPEGGRFDGVYGVLAGLEVIRSLDDHGIQTRKPLEIAVWTNEEGARFTPAMLGSAVFTGTLALDKALATADSDGISVAEALRATGYNGSRPLGGAVDAYFEAHIEQGPILEDNAKSIGVVTGGQAIRWLDVRVEGMAAHAGTTPMPLRKDALYGAATMIQALENLAADFAPEGLTTVGELSIAKSSRNTIPGLLNFTVDLRHHRDVDIDAMEQQVRARLQAIAERRGLSVTISPHWISPATPFDADCVACVQASVDALGYSQQRIVSGAGHDAIHLARYCPTAMIFIPCVGGLSHNEAEDVLPEDVRQGTDVLLNAVLQRAGQVQ
- a CDS encoding MFS transporter, whose product is MPHEAFRFAAATPCCGRRFIGTMIEWYDFYIYATAAALVFGQLFFPSEDKLFSTMAAFGTFAVGFFARPLGGIVFGHIGDRIGRKKSLVITLVMMGVVTVCIGLLPTYAQIGVAAPVLLILLRVVQGIAVGGEWGGAVLMAGEHAPKGRRNFFASFAQLGSPAGLILSLLAFSAVTRLPEEDLLSWGWRVPFLASALLLVVGLAIRLGVNESPEFLEDKAQAEKARAIKKDQAPVIEVLRTAWRPLLLCIGANTLGIAGVYFTNTFMIAYSTQQLGLPRSLILECLFVVAIIQFCVQPLAAWVAEKVGATRFLCAMTVLAMASPYPMFVLVSSGQAPLIILGIALAVVCMASFYAVIAGFVSGLFETRVRYTAISLAYQVCGALAGGLTPLIGTWLAHEYQGQWWPMAVFYSLIAAVSLVCVLALSRRHATAHRLEMAHSV